Proteins encoded by one window of Salicibibacter halophilus:
- a CDS encoding 3-hydroxyacyl-CoA dehydrogenase family protein, protein MNNIAVLGAGVMGHGAAQLFAQAGKNVCIRARRESSLEEAKELMNNSLKIMVEKEMLTENDRNEALARVTYTTDLHEAIQGADFIFESIPEILEPKLETYEIIESVVSENTIIASNTSTFPLEELTQNANHPDRFIITHFFNPPQIVPTVEIAKDENTNEQVVETTYNLIKEIGKSPVVLKKEITGFIVNRVQVAMLREAFNLMEKGVATAEDIDTAMKGSMGFKWAFCGPMESQDLAGLQTTKAMVGNISQDLSNSREVPSFLEDMVESDQLGIRTNQGFYNYDDNGEEAIRSRDDQFINLLKLLQQKQG, encoded by the coding sequence ATGAATAATATCGCGGTACTTGGAGCAGGTGTTATGGGACATGGTGCTGCTCAATTATTTGCCCAAGCGGGAAAAAATGTATGTATTCGAGCTAGACGCGAGTCATCGTTGGAAGAAGCAAAAGAACTGATGAATAACAGCTTAAAAATAATGGTTGAAAAGGAAATGCTGACTGAAAACGATAGGAACGAAGCGTTAGCTCGTGTCACATATACAACAGATTTGCATGAAGCGATACAAGGCGCGGACTTCATTTTTGAATCAATTCCGGAAATTCTTGAACCAAAACTGGAAACGTATGAAATTATTGAAAGCGTTGTCTCGGAGAACACCATTATTGCGTCTAATACCTCCACTTTTCCATTGGAAGAATTAACACAAAACGCAAATCATCCTGATAGATTTATCATTACTCACTTCTTTAACCCGCCACAAATTGTGCCAACGGTGGAAATCGCTAAAGATGAAAACACTAACGAGCAGGTCGTAGAGACAACGTATAACTTGATCAAGGAAATCGGAAAATCTCCAGTCGTGCTAAAAAAAGAGATCACAGGTTTTATCGTCAACCGCGTTCAAGTGGCTATGCTTCGTGAAGCGTTCAACCTAATGGAAAAGGGAGTGGCTACTGCAGAAGATATCGATACTGCTATGAAAGGAAGCATGGGCTTTAAGTGGGCCTTTTGCGGACCAATGGAAAGCCAGGATTTAGCCGGCCTGCAAACAACAAAAGCTATGGTTGGAAACATATCGCAAGATCTCTCTAACTCAAGAGAAGTTCCTTCTTTCTTAGAGGATATGGTTGAAAGCGATCAGCTTGGCATTCGAACGAATCAAGGTTTTTACAACTATGATGATAACGGAGAAGAGGCGATCCGTTCACGAGACGATCAGTTTATAAATCTATTGAAGTTACTGCAACAAAAGCAAGGATAA
- a CDS encoding ATP-binding cassette domain-containing protein, which translates to MNFDVTFQNVSLKYKNVDALEDISFSLEQGRTYGLIGRNGAGKTTLLSLLASLREPTSGMIHIGGETPFENKNIMPYVSFIFETEDYKDEYESARRYLEFAERYRPNFDLAYAKDLAAQFKLPLDKPVKELSSGMQSALNVTLGLAHRSPVTIFDEAYVSMDAPARELFYQEVLEEQARHPRILILSTHLVSEMDYLFDHVLILDRGSLIIDEPFDKIINRGASVTGTSQTVDAFIRNRKTLKIQQLGDTKSAMIYGEVSDADRKEAGKLGLDIGPVSLQDLFIHLTKEEEG; encoded by the coding sequence ATGAATTTTGATGTAACGTTTCAAAACGTATCTTTAAAATACAAAAATGTTGACGCCTTGGAGGACATTTCTTTTTCTCTGGAACAAGGCAGAACCTATGGTTTAATTGGCAGAAATGGTGCCGGAAAGACAACGCTGCTTTCTCTGCTTGCATCTTTGAGAGAGCCGACGTCGGGGATGATTCACATAGGTGGAGAAACGCCGTTTGAAAATAAAAACATTATGCCGTATGTGAGCTTCATTTTTGAAACGGAGGATTACAAAGATGAATACGAATCGGCGAGGCGTTATTTAGAATTCGCTGAGCGCTATCGACCTAACTTTGATCTTGCTTATGCCAAAGACTTGGCTGCCCAGTTCAAACTCCCTTTGGATAAACCGGTAAAAGAATTATCGAGCGGCATGCAGTCAGCTTTGAATGTCACGCTCGGTCTTGCTCATCGCTCCCCGGTTACAATCTTCGATGAAGCTTATGTATCCATGGACGCTCCAGCCCGTGAGTTATTTTATCAAGAGGTGTTGGAAGAGCAAGCACGTCATCCGAGGATCCTGATATTGTCTACGCATCTCGTATCGGAAATGGACTATTTGTTTGATCATGTTCTGATTTTAGATCGCGGTTCCCTTATCATCGATGAACCATTTGATAAAATTATCAACCGCGGCGCATCGGTGACAGGCACCTCGCAAACCGTAGATGCGTTCATCCGCAATCGCAAAACATTAAAAATACAGCAACTCGGAGATACGAAATCAGCGATGATATACGGAGAAGTCAGTGACGCCGACCGGAAGGAAGCCGGAAAATTGGGATTGGATATCGGTCCGGTCTCCCTGCAAGATTTGTTCATTCATCTAACAAAAGAGGAGGAGGGCTAG
- a CDS encoding GntR family transcriptional regulator, whose amino-acid sequence MSQSFHDRKPIFEQIKEKIEDQILNDQLKENEQIPSTTKMVHFYKVNHLTASKGIQVLVDEDIIFKKRGVGMFVAPGAKEKLKQNRKELFADDYLTPMLQEAEKLGLSDTEIIDMIHKKKGRESNEF is encoded by the coding sequence TTGAGTCAGTCCTTCCACGATAGGAAACCGATATTTGAGCAAATCAAAGAAAAGATCGAGGATCAGATATTGAACGATCAATTAAAAGAGAACGAGCAAATTCCATCGACAACGAAAATGGTTCATTTTTATAAAGTCAATCATTTAACCGCGTCCAAGGGGATTCAAGTGCTGGTGGATGAAGATATCATTTTTAAGAAAAGGGGTGTGGGGATGTTTGTTGCTCCCGGGGCTAAAGAGAAGTTGAAACAGAACCGCAAGGAGTTGTTCGCAGATGACTATCTCACGCCCATGCTGCAAGAAGCGGAAAAACTAGGCTTATCAGATACGGAGATCATTGACATGATTCATAAAAAGAAAGGGCGTGAATCCAATGAATTTTGA